In a genomic window of Actinomycetota bacterium:
- a CDS encoding helix-turn-helix transcriptional regulator, whose protein sequence is MASLAKSFGSEVRKQRESLGLSQEKFAEKAGIHRTYVSSIELGKVDPSLSVANKLAVALDVKLSEIIQSAEE, encoded by the coding sequence ATGGCTAGTCTTGCAAAGAGTTTTGGATCAGAAGTCAGAAAACAGAGAGAAAGCCTCGGCCTTTCTCAAGAGAAGTTTGCCGAAAAAGCCGGAATACATAGGACATACGTCAGCTCAATAGAACTCGGCAAAGTCGATCCGAGTTTAAGTGTGGCTAACAAGCTTGCGGTTGCACTTGATGTAAAACTCAGCGAGATAATCCAAAGCGCAGAAGAATGA